GGGCGCAAAGAAATGCCTATTACGGTAGAATATAATGCCTATGGTGGTTTTCAACAAACGACACGTAAAATCCCTGTACTAAATGCTACAGAATATGGTGCTATTGTTAACGAAGCCTATGCGGCTGGAGGCAATACGCCACCTTTTTCTAATTTGGCAGACTTAGGTGTGGGTACAGATTGGCAAGATTTGGTTTTTGAAAATGCGCCGATTACCAACCACAATATGTCGTTTCGCGGGGGTGGTAAAAAATCTGCTTATTCCTATAGTGGTTCTTTTTTAACCCAAGATGGAATCGTTGGAGGAAATAAATCAAACTTTACACGTTTCACAAATAATGTAAGCTACAATTTAGACTTTTTAGAGCATTTTAAATGGACGTCGGGTCTTACTTTAATGAGAACCAACAAAAGAAACCTTCCTGAAAACTCTAATTCTTCGGTGCTTTTTAATGCTATTAATATGGCACCAACCTTTACGATGTACGATGAAAATGGCGATTATACTCTAGCCGAAGGTTTAGGAGGTGAGGTTATCAACCCCTTAGCTCAAATAGATGATACTTATGATAGAGGTAAAGTTATGAAATTAAGCGGAAATGCTGGTTTAGCTTATAATTTCCTAGATCATTTTACGGTACAATCTAATATTCAATTTAACTATTCTGAAGTATCATCTAAGGTATTTAATCCTATTGCATATTTTGGAAGTGGAAAAAATAGCAATGTTGATAGAAGCAGTGTTTTTGAAGGTTTAAATTATTATAGAGATTATACATTTGATGCCTTTGTTAAATATGAAAACAAAATAAACGACATTCATAACATTAATGTACTGTTAGGAACATCGGTATTTAAAACAACAGGCGAGTTTACTGGAGCAACAGGATTCGATATTATTGATAATAATATAGTAAATGCCAATTTAGATGAAACATCTGATATTGAAAATATTAACCGATTTACAGGCAGAAATCCAACTTTTGATTCTAGATTGCTATCCTATTTCACAAGATTACAGTACGATTACAAAGGAAAATATTTACTTTCTGCAGTAGTTAGACGCGATGGCTCCACCAAATTCGGACCCAAAAATAGATTTGGTATTTTCCCTTCTGGCTCTATTGGATGGATAGTTTCTGAGGAAGATTTTTTTAAAAACCACTCATTTATTAATCTATTAAAAGTTAGAGCGTCTTACGGTATTTTAGGTAATGACAGAATTCCAGATTATAGATATGTTTCTTTATTAAATGGTGAAGGCACTTATATTTTTGATGATATTGAGTTTATTGGTACTGCAAGTGGTGGTATTGCTAATCCTGAAATTAGATGGGAAAAGCAAAAAACCTTCGATATTGGTTTAGACCTTCGTTTTTTAGATAATAAAATAGATGTCACTACAGATTATTTTAAAAGAAGAACAGAAGATTTATTGGTAATTCCAGAAGTATCCGGTTTATTGGGTACTGGTGGCGCACCAGTAGTTAATGGTGGTACTGTTGAAAACTCAGGGGTTGAATTTGCAATAGGTTACTCTGAAAATTTTAGTAGTAATTTCAAGTTTAACATAAAATACAATGTAACCTATTTAAAAAATAAAGTGCTATTTGTTGATACTGATACAGGCTTTTTAACCGGCGGTGGTTTTGGTATTAGTCAACCAGCGCCATCTAGAATGGAAGCAGGATTCCCCATGGGTTATTTTTATGGCTACAAAACCGATGGTGTTTTTCAAACCCAAGCAGACATTGATGCTTCAGCGGTTGGAGATATTGTGCCAGAACCAGGCGATATTAAGTATGTAGATAGAAATAATGATGGCGTTATTACAGATGATGATAGAGGCAATATAGGTAAGCCATTGCCAGATGCTACCATGGGTCTTAACATCTCTATAGATTATAAAAATTTTGATTTTGCAGCTTATGCATTTGCATCTGTTGGAAACGATATTGTTCGTAATTACGAACGTGGACAACAATTAACGAATAGAACCAATTCATATTTAGCGCGTTGGACTGGAGAAGGTACAAGTAATACATTTCCTAGAGTGTCTAACGGAGCAACGCCTAATGGGCTGTTTTCAGATTTTTATGTTGAAGATGGTTCTTTTGTTCGTTTGCAAAACGTGCAATTAGGCTATACATTTTCCGATAAACTTTTACAAAAT
This genomic window from Mariniflexile sp. TRM1-10 contains:
- a CDS encoding SusC/RagA family TonB-linked outer membrane protein, with product MRHYLFKVLVLFFIAYSSAQNVNVSGITLDQSGMPIPGVNILVKDTSKGTTSDFDGNFIITDVKLGSTLTISYIGYVTQEIKVADNSKLTIQLQEDLAKLDEVVVIGYGTQTKKEITGAVSVVSSESIEALKPTRIEQALQGQVAGVTITSQSGTPGGASTISIRGVSTNGDNRPLILVDGNVIEDLSVLNPSDIESINILKDATAGIYGVRAANGVILITTKTGRKEMPITVEYNAYGGFQQTTRKIPVLNATEYGAIVNEAYAAGGNTPPFSNLADLGVGTDWQDLVFENAPITNHNMSFRGGGKKSAYSYSGSFLTQDGIVGGNKSNFTRFTNNVSYNLDFLEHFKWTSGLTLMRTNKRNLPENSNSSVLFNAINMAPTFTMYDENGDYTLAEGLGGEVINPLAQIDDTYDRGKVMKLSGNAGLAYNFLDHFTVQSNIQFNYSEVSSKVFNPIAYFGSGKNSNVDRSSVFEGLNYYRDYTFDAFVKYENKINDIHNINVLLGTSVFKTTGEFTGATGFDIIDNNIVNANLDETSDIENINRFTGRNPTFDSRLLSYFTRLQYDYKGKYLLSAVVRRDGSTKFGPKNRFGIFPSGSIGWIVSEEDFFKNHSFINLLKVRASYGILGNDRIPDYRYVSLLNGEGTYIFDDIEFIGTASGGIANPEIRWEKQKTFDIGLDLRFLDNKIDVTTDYFKRRTEDLLVIPEVSGLLGTGGAPVVNGGTVENSGVEFAIGYSENFSSNFKFNIKYNVTYLKNKVLFVDTDTGFLTGGGFGISQPAPSRMEAGFPMGYFYGYKTDGVFQTQADIDASAVGDIVPEPGDIKYVDRNNDGVITDDDRGNIGKPLPDATMGLNISIDYKNFDFAAYAFASVGNDIVRNYERGQQLTNRTNSYLARWTGEGTSNTFPRVSNGATPNGLFSDFYVEDGSFVRLQNVQLGYTFSDKLLQNSKISKLRIYVSANNLFTLTEYKGFDATASSGAPLGGGIDQGFYPSAKTFLLGINLKL